In the Leifsonia sp. 466MF genome, one interval contains:
- a CDS encoding bifunctional aldolase/short-chain dehydrogenase: MTNDAVASLLARSNRLGSDPANTNYAGGNTSAKGTEIDTVTGEPVELLWVKGSGGDLGTLTETGLAVLRLDRLRALQNVYPGVEREDEMVAAFDYTLHGKGGAAPSIDTAMHGLVDAAHVDHLHPDAGIAIATAADGEELTAKVFGGRVVWVPWRRPGFQLGLDIAAIKQANPEAIGTILGGHGITAWGDTSEEAEANSLWIIQTAADYIAANGRPEPFGPVLPGYEALPEGERRAKAAALAPHLRAIASTDRVQVGHFTDSDVVLEFLAAAEHPRLAALGTSCPDHFLRTKVKPLVLDLPADASIEDSVARLEVLHEQYRADYQAYYDRHATADSPAIRGADPAIVLIPGVGMFSYGKDKQTARVAGEFYVNAINVMRGAEALSSYAPIDEAEKFRIEYWALEEAKLQRMPKPKPLAGRIALVTGAASGIGKAIATRLAAEGACVVIADLDLVKAQAAAAEIGTADVAIGVAADVTDEKAVDASIREALLAFGGLDLVVNNAGLSISKPLLETTNADWDLQHNVMAKGSFLVSRAAARVLIDQKLGGDIVYISSKNSIFAGPNNIAYSATKADQAHQVRLLAAELGEHGIRVNGINPDGVVRGSGIFAGGWGAKRAAVYGVPEEELGQYYAQRTLLKREVLPEHVANAVFVLCTSDLDHTTGLHIPVDAGVAAAFLR; the protein is encoded by the coding sequence ATGACGAACGACGCTGTCGCATCCCTGCTGGCCCGCTCGAACCGTCTCGGGTCGGACCCGGCGAACACGAACTACGCGGGCGGGAACACGTCCGCGAAGGGGACCGAGATCGACACGGTGACGGGTGAGCCGGTCGAGTTGCTGTGGGTGAAGGGCTCGGGTGGTGACCTGGGCACGCTGACCGAGACCGGCCTCGCTGTGCTGCGGCTGGACCGTCTCCGCGCCCTGCAGAACGTGTACCCGGGTGTGGAGCGTGAGGATGAGATGGTTGCCGCGTTCGACTACACGCTGCACGGGAAGGGTGGTGCGGCGCCGTCGATCGACACGGCGATGCATGGGCTGGTGGATGCGGCCCACGTGGATCACCTGCATCCGGATGCGGGTATCGCGATCGCGACGGCGGCGGACGGGGAGGAGCTGACGGCGAAGGTCTTCGGCGGCCGGGTGGTGTGGGTGCCGTGGCGGCGTCCGGGGTTCCAGCTGGGCCTGGATATCGCGGCGATCAAGCAGGCGAACCCGGAGGCGATCGGCACCATCCTGGGCGGGCACGGCATCACGGCGTGGGGGGACACGAGCGAGGAGGCGGAGGCCAACTCGCTGTGGATCATCCAGACCGCTGCGGACTACATCGCCGCCAATGGTCGTCCGGAGCCGTTCGGGCCGGTGTTGCCGGGTTATGAAGCGTTGCCGGAGGGCGAGCGGCGGGCGAAGGCGGCGGCTTTGGCTCCGCACCTGCGCGCGATCGCATCCACCGACCGGGTGCAGGTGGGGCACTTCACCGATTCGGATGTGGTGCTGGAGTTCCTGGCGGCGGCGGAGCACCCGCGGTTGGCCGCGCTCGGCACCTCGTGCCCGGATCATTTCTTGCGCACGAAGGTGAAGCCGCTGGTGCTCGACCTGCCGGCGGACGCATCCATCGAGGACTCGGTGGCGCGACTGGAGGTCCTGCACGAGCAGTACCGGGCCGACTACCAGGCCTATTACGACCGGCACGCGACTGCGGATTCGCCGGCGATCCGCGGGGCCGATCCGGCGATCGTCCTGATCCCCGGGGTGGGGATGTTCTCCTACGGCAAGGACAAGCAGACGGCGCGGGTGGCGGGCGAGTTCTACGTCAACGCGATCAATGTGATGCGCGGGGCGGAGGCCCTGTCGTCGTACGCGCCGATCGATGAGGCGGAGAAGTTCCGCATCGAGTACTGGGCGTTGGAGGAGGCCAAGCTGCAGCGGATGCCGAAGCCGAAGCCGCTCGCCGGGCGCATCGCCCTGGTCACCGGCGCCGCGTCCGGGATCGGCAAGGCCATCGCGACCCGGCTCGCCGCCGAGGGCGCGTGCGTGGTCATCGCCGACCTCGACCTGGTCAAGGCGCAGGCCGCGGCGGCCGAGATCGGGACCGCGGACGTCGCGATCGGTGTCGCCGCGGACGTGACCGACGAGAAGGCGGTCGACGCGTCCATCCGGGAGGCGCTGCTCGCGTTCGGCGGGCTCGACCTGGTGGTCAACAACGCCGGCCTGTCGATCTCGAAGCCGCTTCTGGAGACCACGAACGCGGACTGGGACCTGCAGCACAACGTGATGGCCAAGGGGTCGTTCCTGGTCTCCCGCGCCGCCGCGCGCGTGCTGATCGACCAGAAGCTCGGCGGGGACATCGTCTACATCTCCTCCAAGAACTCCATCTTCGCCGGACCGAACAACATCGCCTACTCGGCGACGAAGGCCGACCAGGCGCACCAGGTGCGGCTGCTCGCCGCGGAACTCGGCGAGCACGGCATCCGCGTCAACGGCATCAACCCCGACGGCGTCGTCCGCGGGTCCGGCATCTTCGCCGGCGGCTGGGGCGCCAAACGCGCCGCCGTCTACGGGGTGCCGGAAGAGGAACTCGGCCAGTACTACGCCCAGCGCACCCTGCTCAAACGCGAAGTGCTGCCCGAGCACGTGGCCAACGCCGTGTTCGTGCTCTGCACCAGCGACCTCGACCACACGACCGGCCTGCACATCCCGGTGGATGCGGGAGTCGCAGCCGCCTTCCTCCGATGA